The Musa acuminata AAA Group cultivar baxijiao chromosome BXJ1-3, Cavendish_Baxijiao_AAA, whole genome shotgun sequence genome window below encodes:
- the LOC135617650 gene encoding uncharacterized protein LOC135617650, which yields MADAPNLFLRLTDDRDHQEPPSRFPPPRSFWPSQSAAGSAIADRDPFVPVFSSGPTFGELDSGSDYSGYSDDDDDDDHATLSLDLFRRPPPSVSGAAMDPFPEPFGSPVFRVSEGPEEIGPPCSLDIGLGLGLGSGFERDDDNDAGEDVDREVVVPDWATDDFFIGRRSSPSESTEFSRARPVGSGGLRVVGFDSDSDSDGQIVAMGNEQIPGISDDGEVDRYRISDDLGLPLCWDALQLSDGRRDANEGFDWEEIDGQDVERDVLSIMVLGDEERSDDIGGSGRDEVEPEDVVRNVNWEILLAMNNLGRSPFDPDDVEAYFEDQDGLVYTSDYESYEVLFGHFTEQDGNTKGSPPAAKSVVENLPSAVMTKEDAADIDADCAVCKDGIVAEDRVKRLPCLHHYHEECILPWLGIRNTCPLCRFELPTDDPEYEKQKARRAGGSVIPGDEAPLRYDFEVLPEA from the coding sequence ATGGCGGACGCTCCCAACCTCTTCCTCCGCCTCACCGACGATCGCGACCACCAAGAACCACCATCCCGCTTCCCCCCTCCGCGCTCCTTCTGGCCCTCCCAATCCGCCGCCGGCTCGGCCATCGCCGATCGGGATCCCTTTGTCCCTGTCTTCTCGTCCGGCCCCACCTTTGGAGAGCTTGACTCGGGCTCCGACTATTCAGGTTACtccgatgacgacgacgacgacgaccacgCCACGCTCTCACTCGACCTCTTCCGCCGCCCTCCGCCCTCCGTCTCCGGCGCTGCCATGGACCCCTTTCCCGAGCCCTTTGGTTCCCCCGTCTTTAGGGTTTCCGAGGGCCCCGAGGAGATCGGTCCTCCCTGCAGCCTCGACATCGGTCTCGGACTCGGGCTAGGGTCAGGATTCGAGAGGGACGACGATAACGACGCAGGGGAGGACGTGGATCGGGAGGTTGTCGTACCGGACTGGGCAACGGATGATTTCTTCATCGGAAGGAGGAGCTCCCCTTCCGAGTCGACCGAGTTCTCGAGGGCCCGGCCCGTAGGTTCCGGCGGCCTTAGGGTTGTTGGGTTCGACTCTGATTCGGACTCCGATGGGCAGATCGTGGCGATGGGCAACGAGCAGATTCCCGGGATCTCTGATGACGGCGAAGTCGACCGATATAGGATCTCCGACGATTTAGGTCTTCCTCTCTGTTGGGACGCCCTCCAATTGAGCGACGGCCGGAGAGATGCAAACGAGGGGTTTGATTGGGAGGAGATCGATGGTCAGGACGTAGAAAGGGATGTCCTTAGTATCATGGTTCTTGGTGATGAGGAGAGATCTGATGACATTGGGGGATCGGGTCGTGATGAGGTTGAGCCAGAAGATGTTGTCAGAAACGTCAATTGGGAGATCCTTTTGGCCATGAACAATTTAGGGAGGAGCCCTTTTGATCCAGATGATGTTGAAGCCTATTTCGAGGATCAAGATGGCCTGGTCTACACATCTGATTACGAGTCCTACGAGGTCTTGTTTGGGCATTTCACCGAGCAGGATGGCAACACCAAGGGTAGCCCTCCAGCAGCAAAATCAGTGGTCGAGAACCTCCCTTCAGCTGTTATGACAAAAGAAGACGCTGCCGACATTGACGCTGATTGTGCGGTTTGTAAGGATGGGATCGTGGCAGAGGATAGAGTTAAGAGGCTGCCATGTTTGCACCATTATCATGAGGAGTGCATCTTGCCATGGCTTGGGATCCGTAACACCTGTCCCCTTTGTAGATTCGAGTTGCCAACAGATGATCCTGAATATGAGAAGCAGAAGGCAAGGAGGGCAGGTGGTAGTGTTATCCCCGGTGATGAAGCTCCTCTCAGGTATGATTTTGAAGTGTTACCTGAAGCTTAG